The Haemophilus parainfluenzae genome window below encodes:
- the gmk gene encoding guanylate kinase — protein MSQGNLYILSAPSGAGKSSLISALLEKNQGTKKMVSISHTTRSPRPGESHGVHYYFVSVEEFETLIEKGHFLEYAKVFGGNYYGTSLPAIEENLAKGIDVFLDIDWQGAQQIRQKVPSVKSIFILPPSLPELERRLVGRGQDSKEVIAERMSKAISEISHYDEYDYVIVNDNFEQALADLQSILQAERLTKAYQQTENADLIHQLLAK, from the coding sequence ATGTCTCAAGGTAATTTATATATTCTTTCTGCACCGAGTGGGGCGGGCAAGTCATCATTAATTTCTGCGTTATTAGAAAAAAATCAAGGCACGAAAAAAATGGTGTCTATTTCACACACAACGCGTTCTCCTCGACCAGGCGAAAGTCATGGTGTGCATTATTATTTTGTTTCAGTAGAAGAATTTGAAACCTTAATTGAAAAAGGTCATTTCTTAGAATATGCAAAAGTGTTTGGTGGCAATTATTACGGCACTTCATTGCCAGCAATTGAAGAAAACTTAGCAAAAGGCATTGATGTGTTTTTAGATATTGACTGGCAAGGTGCGCAGCAAATTCGCCAAAAAGTACCTTCTGTAAAAAGTATTTTTATTTTGCCGCCATCATTGCCTGAATTAGAACGTCGCTTGGTTGGACGCGGACAGGATAGCAAAGAGGTTATTGCTGAGCGAATGTCAAAAGCAATCAGCGAAATTTCGCATTATGATGAATATGATTACGTTATTGTGAACGATAATTTTGAACAGGCATTGGCAGATTTGCAAAGCATTTTGCAGGCAGAACGTTTGACTAAAGCTTATCAACAAACAGAAAATGCAGACTTAATTCATCAGCTACTAGCAAAATAA
- the rpoZ gene encoding DNA-directed RNA polymerase subunit omega, producing the protein MARVTVQDAVEKIGNRFDLILTAARRARQLELHQSEPLVPEDNDKPTVIALREIEKGLINQEIMDAKEYLDAAASQRNEEVAVALIAE; encoded by the coding sequence ATGGCTCGAGTGACTGTGCAAGATGCAGTAGAAAAAATTGGTAACCGTTTTGATTTAATTTTAACCGCCGCTCGTCGTGCGAGACAATTAGAGTTACATCAAAGTGAGCCGTTAGTGCCGGAAGATAACGATAAACCAACTGTAATCGCATTACGTGAAATCGAAAAAGGTTTAATCAACCAAGAAATCATGGATGCAAAAGAGTATTTAGATGCAGCAGCTTCTCAACGTAACGAAGAAGTGGCAGTAGCGTTAATCGCAGAATAA
- the spoT gene encoding bifunctional GTP diphosphokinase/guanosine-3',5'-bis pyrophosphate 3'-pyrophosphohydrolase, with product MELFADLDRIIQGYLPADKIELIKRAFVIARDAHEGQFRSSGEPYITHPVAVASIIAEMHLDHEAIMAALLHDVIEDTPYTESQLKDEFGASVAEIVDGVSKLDKLKFRTRQEAQVENFRKMILAMTRDIRVVLIKLADRTHNMRTLGSLRPDKRRRIAKETLEIYCPLAHRLGIEHIKNELEDLSFEAMHPRRYEVLKKLVEQARGSRQELIQRISNDISQRLDNVGITNRIWGREKHLYKIYQKMRTKDQKFHSIMDIYAFRVIVNSVDDCYRGLGQMHSLYKPRPGKVKDYIAVPRANGYQALQTSMIGPHGVPVEVHLQTEEMEQVAEMGVTAHWAYKEGGKNDSTTAQVRAQRWLQSLVDIQQNVGNSFEFIENVKSEFFPKEIYVFTPKGRIVELPMGATAVDFAYAVHSDVGNHCVAAVVEHKPYPLSQALESGQTVEIVTSENTHPSVSWLNFVVTARARTRIRHFLKLLRADDAVQTGKKQLEMALKPHYLSEVSEEKIQALLNELNLSSLNELFEEIGVGNQMSSIIAHQLMDEAIEIDVDGVSENTQSTLTLSRDGEMKASFAQCCHPIPGDPIVALSTAKKGVVVHHQACSNLTSGNAKDFTAAKWEEAESAVNFDAELHIEMLNEQNVLGSLMTAVATCESNIQSIWTEELENNLLLVIIQVGARDVYHLENIMRKIKQITSVIRLKRNINEA from the coding sequence TTGGAATTGTTTGCAGATTTAGATCGAATTATTCAGGGGTATTTGCCCGCCGATAAAATTGAATTAATCAAACGTGCATTCGTCATTGCGCGAGATGCTCACGAAGGACAATTTCGCTCAAGCGGCGAACCTTACATTACTCACCCTGTTGCAGTAGCTTCAATTATTGCGGAAATGCATTTAGACCATGAAGCAATCATGGCTGCATTATTGCATGATGTTATCGAAGATACCCCTTATACCGAATCCCAATTAAAAGATGAATTTGGCGCTAGCGTAGCCGAAATTGTTGATGGTGTATCTAAACTAGATAAATTGAAATTCCGTACTCGCCAAGAAGCACAGGTTGAAAACTTCCGCAAAATGATTTTAGCGATGACTCGAGATATTCGCGTGGTCTTAATCAAACTGGCTGACCGAACCCATAATATGCGAACGTTGGGATCATTGCGTCCAGATAAACGTCGTCGTATCGCAAAAGAAACCCTAGAGATTTACTGTCCATTAGCTCACCGTTTAGGCATCGAGCATATCAAGAATGAATTAGAAGATTTATCTTTTGAAGCAATGCATCCTCGCCGTTATGAAGTACTTAAAAAGCTCGTCGAACAAGCGCGTGGCTCTCGTCAAGAATTGATTCAACGCATTTCTAATGATATTTCACAACGTCTTGATAATGTAGGCATTACAAATCGTATTTGGGGACGTGAAAAACATCTCTATAAAATTTACCAAAAAATGCGCACGAAAGATCAGAAATTCCATTCCATTATGGATATTTATGCTTTCCGCGTTATTGTGAATTCGGTTGATGATTGCTATCGCGGATTGGGGCAAATGCATAGTTTGTATAAGCCTCGTCCTGGTAAAGTGAAAGATTATATTGCCGTGCCACGTGCAAATGGCTACCAAGCACTACAAACCTCGATGATAGGTCCTCATGGGGTGCCTGTGGAAGTCCACTTGCAAACTGAAGAAATGGAACAGGTTGCTGAAATGGGAGTTACTGCTCATTGGGCGTATAAAGAAGGTGGTAAAAACGATAGTACCACTGCTCAAGTACGCGCGCAGCGTTGGTTACAAAGCCTGGTAGATATTCAACAAAACGTGGGTAACTCCTTTGAGTTTATTGAAAATGTAAAATCTGAGTTTTTTCCGAAAGAAATCTATGTATTTACGCCGAAAGGTCGTATCGTTGAATTACCAATGGGCGCAACCGCTGTCGATTTTGCTTATGCAGTGCATTCTGATGTGGGAAATCATTGTGTTGCGGCAGTAGTAGAGCACAAACCTTATCCGTTATCACAAGCTTTAGAGTCTGGTCAAACCGTTGAGATTGTGACCAGCGAAAATACTCATCCAAGCGTTAGCTGGTTAAATTTTGTAGTGACGGCTCGCGCAAGAACCCGTATTCGTCATTTCTTAAAATTATTGCGTGCAGATGATGCCGTTCAAACTGGTAAAAAACAGCTAGAAATGGCCCTAAAACCACATTATCTCTCTGAGGTTTCTGAAGAGAAAATCCAAGCGTTACTAAATGAATTGAACCTCTCAAGCCTCAATGAGCTTTTTGAGGAAATCGGCGTAGGTAACCAAATGTCGAGTATCATTGCTCATCAATTAATGGATGAGGCTATTGAAATTGATGTGGATGGTGTATCTGAAAACACACAAAGTACGCTAACGTTAAGCCGAGATGGCGAAATGAAAGCGTCTTTCGCTCAATGTTGTCATCCAATTCCGGGTGATCCGATCGTAGCATTAAGCACGGCGAAGAAAGGTGTGGTCGTACATCATCAAGCTTGTTCTAATTTAACGTCAGGTAATGCCAAAGATTTCACCGCGGCAAAATGGGAAGAGGCTGAAAGTGCGGTCAATTTTGATGCCGAATTACACATTGAAATGCTTAATGAACAAAATGTATTAGGTAGTCTCATGACAGCGGTCGCGACTTGTGAAAGTAATATTCAAAGTATTTGGACTGAAGAATTAGAGAATAATCTGCTATTAGTCATTATCCAAGTTGGTGCGAGAGATGTCTATCATTTAGAAAACATTATGCGAAAAATCAAACAAATTACCAGTGTGATTCGTTTGAAGCGCAATATTAATGAAGCATAA
- the recG gene encoding ATP-dependent DNA helicase RecG → MSTQLLDAVPLTTLSGVGAAISDKLSRIGIHNLQDLLFHLPIRYEDRTRITPIADLRPEQYATIEGVVQTCEVAFGRRPILTVSLSDGTSKIMLRFFNFNAGMKNSFQIGTRVKAFGEIKRGRFMAEIHHPEYQIIRDNAPLVLEETLTPIYSTTEGLKQNSLRKLTDQALALLDKIQLTEVLPNEFNPHPFSLKEAIRFLHRPPPDISLDILEKGQHPAQKRLIFEELLAHNLAMQKVRLGTQQFLALPLHYQTDLKQRFLASLPFQPTNAQNRVVADIEQDLAKDYPMMRLVQGDVGSGKTLVAALAALLAIDNGKQVALMAPTEILAEQHANNFRRWLEPFGIEVGWLAGKVKGKARQAELEKIKSGAVQMVVGTHALFQEEVEFADLTLVIIDEQHRFGVHQRLMLREKGEKAGFYPHQLIMTATPIPRTLAMTVYADLDTSIIDELPPGRTPITTVVISEERRDEIVARVKSACINEKRQAYWVCTLIDESEVLEAQAAEAIWEDLTKALPMLKIGLVHGRMKPQEKQDIMATFKNAELDLLVATTVIEVGVDVPNASLMIIENAERLGLSQLHQLRGRVGRGSTASFCVLMYKPPLGKVSQKRLQVLRDSQDGFVISEKDLEIRGPGEVLGTKQTGIAEFKVVNLMRDRKMIPTVQHYAKALIVKYPDVAESLIRRWLNNREIYSNA, encoded by the coding sequence ATGAGCACACAACTTCTCGATGCCGTTCCTCTAACCACTTTATCTGGTGTAGGCGCGGCAATCTCCGATAAATTAAGCCGTATTGGAATTCATAATCTCCAAGACTTGCTTTTTCATTTACCTATCCGTTATGAAGATCGCACGAGAATAACACCCATTGCGGATCTTCGTCCTGAACAATATGCCACCATTGAAGGGGTTGTCCAAACCTGTGAAGTTGCCTTTGGGCGCCGTCCTATTTTAACTGTAAGTCTTTCTGATGGAACGAGCAAGATTATGCTCCGTTTTTTCAATTTTAATGCGGGAATGAAAAATAGTTTTCAGATTGGTACGCGCGTCAAAGCGTTTGGCGAAATTAAACGTGGACGTTTTATGGCAGAAATTCATCATCCTGAATATCAAATCATACGGGATAATGCGCCATTGGTTTTAGAGGAAACGCTCACACCTATTTATTCCACAACGGAAGGTTTAAAACAAAATTCATTACGTAAGCTAACCGATCAAGCATTGGCTTTACTCGATAAAATCCAATTAACAGAAGTTTTACCTAATGAATTTAATCCACATCCTTTTAGCTTAAAGGAGGCTATTCGATTTTTGCATCGTCCGCCGCCAGATATCTCATTAGATATTTTGGAGAAAGGACAACATCCCGCACAGAAACGACTTATCTTTGAAGAGCTTCTTGCACATAATCTTGCGATGCAAAAAGTGCGGTTGGGTACGCAGCAGTTTTTAGCGTTGCCATTGCATTATCAAACCGATTTGAAGCAACGTTTTCTTGCGTCTTTGCCTTTTCAACCAACAAATGCTCAAAATAGAGTAGTAGCGGATATTGAACAGGATTTAGCGAAAGATTATCCAATGATGCGACTTGTTCAAGGGGATGTAGGCTCGGGGAAAACATTAGTGGCAGCTTTAGCCGCCTTATTAGCGATTGATAATGGCAAGCAAGTGGCTTTAATGGCGCCGACAGAGATTTTAGCGGAACAGCATGCGAATAATTTCCGCCGTTGGTTAGAACCTTTTGGTATTGAAGTAGGCTGGTTAGCGGGTAAGGTGAAAGGGAAAGCTCGCCAAGCGGAATTGGAAAAAATTAAGTCCGGTGCGGTACAAATGGTAGTGGGCACACATGCTTTATTCCAAGAAGAAGTGGAATTTGCTGATTTAACCTTGGTGATTATTGATGAGCAGCATCGTTTTGGTGTGCATCAACGTTTGATGTTGCGAGAAAAAGGTGAAAAAGCAGGATTTTATCCGCACCAACTGATTATGACAGCAACACCAATCCCAAGAACATTAGCGATGACGGTTTATGCTGATCTTGATACGTCGATTATTGATGAATTGCCACCAGGTCGAACGCCGATTACGACAGTGGTTATTTCAGAAGAGCGTCGTGATGAAATCGTGGCTCGAGTCAAAAGTGCCTGTATTAATGAAAAGCGTCAGGCTTATTGGGTTTGTACGTTGATTGATGAGTCTGAAGTACTAGAAGCGCAAGCAGCCGAGGCCATTTGGGAAGATTTAACGAAAGCCTTGCCGATGCTTAAAATTGGCCTTGTACATGGGCGAATGAAACCGCAAGAAAAACAAGATATTATGGCTACCTTTAAAAATGCAGAGCTCGATTTGCTTGTGGCTACAACTGTGATCGAAGTGGGCGTAGATGTGCCGAATGCCAGTCTAATGATCATTGAAAATGCAGAGCGTTTGGGCTTATCACAACTTCATCAGTTACGTGGTCGAGTAGGGCGTGGCAGTACGGCGTCTTTTTGTGTCTTAATGTATAAACCGCCGTTGGGTAAAGTGTCGCAAAAACGTTTACAGGTATTGCGTGATAGCCAAGATGGCTTTGTGATTTCAGAGAAAGATTTAGAAATTCGTGGTCCAGGTGAGGTGTTAGGTACCAAACAGACGGGGATCGCCGAATTTAAAGTGGTGAATTTAATGCGCGATCGTAAAATGATCCCAACCGTTCAACATTATGCTAAGGCATTAATTGTAAAATATCCGGATGTGGCAGAAAGTTTAATCCGCCGTTGGCTAAATAATCGAGAAATTTATTCGAATGCCTAA
- the murI gene encoding glutamate racemase, producing MNKSTVLFFDSGMGGLSVYREAKKLMPDNHYLYCFDNAGFPYSEKSEETIIQQTLDICKKINQNYPLDAIVIACNTASTVVLPPLREQFSIPIVGTVPAIKPAAEISQTKHIGLLATKGTVKRPYVNDLIHQFATHCIVERLGSTKLVEIAEHKIQGKSVDLIALKNELSPWASIENLDTICLGCTHFPLIKDEIQICLPQVKNFMDPGFAIAKRLQFLLDKLEVQSKSEVKNQVFCTQDVENKHQLEQALALWDLMALPF from the coding sequence ATGAATAAATCAACGGTGCTTTTCTTTGATTCTGGAATGGGGGGCTTAAGCGTTTATCGAGAAGCGAAAAAGCTGATGCCAGATAACCATTATTTGTATTGCTTTGACAATGCAGGCTTTCCTTATTCAGAAAAATCAGAAGAAACAATTATTCAGCAAACATTGGATATTTGTAAAAAAATTAATCAGAATTATCCACTTGATGCTATTGTGATCGCTTGTAATACTGCGAGTACTGTTGTATTACCGCCTTTACGTGAGCAATTTTCTATTCCGATTGTAGGTACTGTGCCAGCCATTAAGCCAGCAGCAGAAATCTCACAAACGAAACATATTGGTCTATTGGCGACAAAGGGCACGGTTAAACGCCCTTATGTTAATGATCTTATCCATCAGTTTGCCACCCATTGTATAGTTGAACGATTAGGCTCCACTAAGCTGGTTGAAATCGCAGAGCATAAAATCCAAGGGAAATCGGTTGATTTGATTGCATTGAAAAATGAATTAAGTCCTTGGGCCTCAATAGAGAATTTAGATACGATTTGTTTAGGCTGTACGCATTTCCCTTTAATTAAAGATGAAATTCAAATTTGCTTACCTCAAGTGAAGAATTTTATGGACCCAGGATTCGCTATTGCCAAGCGATTACAGTTCTTACTTGATAAATTAGAAGTGCAGTCAAAATCAGAAGTGAAAAATCAGGTTTTCTGTACGCAAGATGTAGAGAATAAACACCAATTAGAACAAGCGTTGGCTCTCTGGGATTTGATGGCATTACCGTTTTAA
- the glnE gene encoding bifunctional [glutamate--ammonia ligase]-adenylyl-L-tyrosine phosphorylase/[glutamate--ammonia-ligase] adenylyltransferase, with translation MALSLPLSTEKLIQLGEVLCQHFPEMNLNEITQQIERGATDFMTPIGQITYAISLSDFLEKVLKKHPHFSAQWWQTPPQFSDCQHYASRLADQLSTIQNEEQLYKTLRDFRNQEMAKLSFCQSLNLATVEEIFIRLSQLAESLIIGARDWLYKQACEEMGTPCDEHGNPQQLYILGMGKLGGFELNFSSDIDLIFTYPSQGETIGARRAVDNAKFFTRLGQRLINALDQFTPDGFVYRTDMRLRPFGDSGALALSFSAMEQYYQDQGRDWERYAMIKGRILGADEQDPNVKTLQQLLRPFVYRRYIDFSVIQALREMKGKIEREVRRRGLKDNIKLGAGGIREIEFIVQVFQLIRGGREIKLQQHELLKLLPEIRDLGLITPQQYHELREAYIFLRRTENVLQAIDDQQTQLLPTDEENCLRLMIACREYTYLDENNQATIKSYQIESWDDFYQILQAHQQKVRSVFDALIGEEKDERSDDNNQWIDFLEGDLDDIEQMLVDNHIDEDAISDILDKLIQFKDGLARRVIGSRGREVLAHLLPNIFTQIFEQKNYRTLLPRILNIVDKIASRTTYLELLLENPQAIEQLIELCSQSQMIAEQVARHPILLDELLNTEALRNPLPFTQYPDELKQYMLRLPQDDEEQFIDGLRQFKQSILLRVAAADILGVLPVMKVSDHLTYLAESIIDAVVNFAWQQVSQRFGVPEHLVNKTEKGFLVIGYGKLGGIELGYKSDLDLVFLYQAVEGQTIGGKKSIDSNQFYLRLAQKIVSIFSMNTSAGVLYDVDMRLRPSGDAGLLGCSLQAFENYQLNEAWTWEKQALVRSRAISGETELKAEFEKIRCNVLSAQRDINQLKIEVREMREKMYEHLSHTKDGFFNIKTDRGGITDIEFIAQYLMLANAPANPILTKWSDNVRIFDSMAEYHIISLTECEKLKSCYVTLRNKIHHLNLLGNPVIVDDSAFAEEREFVCSFWNKLFS, from the coding sequence ATGGCGCTTTCACTTCCGCTTTCGACTGAAAAACTCATTCAACTTGGCGAAGTGCTTTGCCAACATTTCCCTGAAATGAATCTTAATGAAATAACCCAACAAATCGAGCGAGGCGCAACAGATTTCATGACACCAATCGGACAAATAACCTATGCCATCAGTCTGTCTGATTTCTTGGAAAAAGTCTTAAAAAAACACCCGCACTTTTCAGCCCAATGGTGGCAAACACCTCCTCAATTTTCAGATTGTCAACATTATGCTAGCCGTTTAGCTGACCAACTCTCCACTATCCAAAATGAAGAACAGCTTTACAAAACGCTACGAGATTTTCGAAATCAAGAAATGGCGAAACTAAGTTTCTGTCAAAGCTTGAATCTTGCCACCGTAGAAGAAATTTTTATTCGTCTTTCTCAACTTGCTGAGAGTCTTATCATTGGTGCGAGAGATTGGCTGTACAAACAAGCTTGCGAAGAAATGGGTACGCCTTGTGATGAACATGGCAACCCACAACAACTCTATATTCTTGGCATGGGAAAATTAGGTGGTTTTGAGCTAAATTTCTCCTCTGATATTGATTTAATTTTTACCTATCCTTCACAAGGCGAAACCATTGGAGCAAGACGAGCCGTTGATAACGCCAAATTTTTTACCCGTTTAGGACAACGTCTGATTAATGCGTTGGATCAATTTACGCCAGATGGCTTTGTCTATCGTACAGATATGCGCCTTCGCCCTTTTGGCGACAGTGGTGCACTTGCCTTAAGTTTTTCTGCTATGGAACAATACTATCAAGATCAAGGACGAGACTGGGAACGCTACGCCATGATCAAAGGGCGTATTTTAGGCGCAGATGAGCAAGATCCCAATGTAAAAACCTTGCAGCAATTACTTCGCCCCTTTGTGTATCGACGCTATATTGATTTTAGTGTGATTCAAGCTTTACGTGAAATGAAAGGTAAAATTGAGCGTGAAGTGCGTCGTCGTGGCTTAAAAGACAATATTAAGTTAGGCGCAGGCGGGATTCGAGAAATCGAATTTATTGTGCAAGTTTTTCAACTGATTCGAGGTGGACGAGAGATTAAGCTCCAACAACATGAATTGCTTAAACTTCTCCCTGAAATACGAGATCTTGGTTTAATTACGCCTCAGCAATATCATGAATTAAGAGAAGCTTATATCTTCCTTCGTCGTACTGAAAACGTGCTTCAAGCCATTGATGACCAACAAACGCAACTACTTCCAACAGATGAAGAAAATTGCCTTAGATTAATGATTGCTTGTCGAGAATACACTTATTTAGATGAGAACAATCAGGCTACGATAAAATCTTATCAAATTGAAAGCTGGGATGATTTCTATCAAATATTACAGGCACACCAACAAAAAGTGCGGTCAGTTTTTGATGCATTAATTGGTGAAGAAAAAGATGAACGTAGCGATGATAATAATCAGTGGATTGATTTTTTAGAAGGTGATCTCGATGATATTGAACAAATGCTAGTCGATAACCACATTGATGAGGACGCGATTTCCGATATCTTAGATAAACTTATTCAATTCAAAGATGGGCTTGCACGCCGAGTTATTGGCTCTCGTGGTCGAGAAGTTTTAGCTCACTTATTGCCAAATATCTTCACTCAAATATTTGAGCAAAAAAATTACCGCACTTTATTGCCACGCATCCTCAATATTGTCGATAAAATTGCGAGTAGAACGACATATTTAGAATTACTCTTAGAAAATCCCCAAGCCATTGAGCAGCTCATTGAACTATGTTCGCAATCACAGATGATTGCTGAACAAGTGGCTCGCCACCCTATTCTACTCGATGAATTATTAAATACTGAGGCACTACGTAATCCATTACCTTTCACACAGTACCCTGATGAATTGAAGCAATATATGCTGCGATTACCGCAAGACGATGAAGAGCAATTTATTGACGGTTTACGCCAATTCAAACAGTCTATTTTATTACGTGTTGCAGCCGCTGATATTCTCGGTGTATTGCCTGTTATGAAAGTAAGCGATCATCTCACTTATCTGGCTGAATCAATCATTGATGCCGTTGTCAATTTTGCTTGGCAACAAGTCAGTCAACGATTTGGGGTCCCCGAACATCTTGTAAATAAAACTGAAAAAGGCTTTTTAGTCATTGGCTACGGTAAATTAGGCGGAATTGAACTCGGATATAAATCTGATTTGGATTTAGTCTTTTTATACCAAGCTGTTGAAGGCCAAACTATTGGTGGGAAAAAATCCATTGATAGCAATCAATTCTATTTAAGACTGGCTCAAAAAATTGTTAGCATTTTTAGCATGAATACCAGTGCAGGCGTACTTTACGATGTTGATATGCGATTGCGTCCTTCAGGCGATGCTGGCTTATTAGGCTGTTCACTTCAAGCATTTGAAAACTATCAACTCAATGAGGCTTGGACATGGGAGAAACAAGCGCTTGTCCGTAGCCGTGCCATTTCTGGTGAAACTGAATTAAAAGCAGAATTTGAAAAAATTCGCTGTAATGTACTTTCCGCTCAAAGAGATATTAATCAGCTAAAAATCGAAGTAAGAGAAATGCGTGAAAAAATGTACGAACATTTATCTCATACAAAAGATGGCTTTTTTAATATCAAAACCGATCGTGGCGGCATTACCGATATTGAATTTATCGCCCAGTATCTGATGCTTGCGAATGCCCCAGCTAATCCAATATTAACCAAATGGTCTGATAACGTTCGTATCTTTGATTCAATGGCAGAATATCACATTATTTCTCTAACAGAATGTGAAAAGCTCAAATCCTGCTACGTGACACTGCGTAATAAAATTCATCATCTGAACTTATTAGGAAATCCTGTCATTGTTGATGATTCGGCGTTTGCAGAAGAAAGAGAATTTGTCTGTTCTTTCTGGAATAAGCTATTTTCTTAA
- the miaA gene encoding tRNA (adenosine(37)-N6)-dimethylallyltransferase MiaA, giving the protein MTQKTDSKPTALFLMGPTASGKTDLAIQLRQSLPVEVISVDSALIYKGMDIGTAKPSKEELALAPHRLIDILDPAESYSAMNFRDDAVREMADITAQGKIPLLVGGTMLYYKALIEGLSPLPSADEKLRLEIEEKAQELGWPTLHQELQKIDPTSAERINPNDSQRINRALEVFYLTGKSLTELTEQKGEELPYQFLQFAIAPEDRAVLHQRIEQRFHKMIKLGFQEEVEKLYQREDLHPDLPSIRCVGYRQMWEYLRGDYDHEEMVFRGICATRQLAKRQITWLRGWKTPLNWLNSLQLQQAKEIVLRKIDEHFKG; this is encoded by the coding sequence ATGACACAAAAAACTGACTCCAAACCAACCGCACTTTTTCTAATGGGGCCGACGGCCTCAGGAAAAACAGATCTTGCTATTCAATTACGTCAAAGTCTGCCAGTGGAAGTGATCAGTGTCGATTCAGCATTAATTTATAAAGGTATGGATATTGGTACGGCAAAGCCTTCTAAAGAAGAACTTGCCCTTGCCCCTCACCGCTTAATTGATATTTTAGATCCCGCTGAAAGTTATTCTGCGATGAATTTTCGTGACGATGCGGTCAGAGAAATGGCCGATATTACCGCACAAGGTAAAATTCCGCTTTTGGTTGGCGGCACGATGTTGTATTACAAAGCATTGATTGAGGGACTTTCACCCCTTCCATCTGCTGATGAAAAGTTACGCTTAGAGATTGAAGAAAAAGCTCAAGAACTTGGCTGGCCTACTCTTCATCAAGAATTACAAAAAATTGATCCTACTTCAGCAGAGCGTATTAATCCAAATGATTCACAGCGCATTAATCGTGCATTAGAAGTATTCTATTTAACGGGCAAATCATTAACGGAATTAACCGAACAAAAAGGCGAAGAATTGCCTTATCAATTTTTACAATTCGCTATTGCACCAGAAGATCGTGCGGTATTACATCAACGTATTGAACAACGTTTCCATAAAATGATCAAATTAGGCTTCCAAGAAGAAGTGGAAAAACTCTATCAACGAGAAGATCTCCATCCTGACTTGCCTTCTATCCGCTGTGTGGGCTATCGTCAAATGTGGGAATATTTACGAGGTGACTATGATCATGAAGAAATGGTCTTCCGCGGTATTTGTGCAACTCGACAATTAGCCAAACGACAAATCACCTGGCTACGCGGCTGGAAAACACCATTAAATTGGCTAAATAGTCTGCAACTGCAACAAGCCAAAGAAATCGTATTACGCAAGATTGACGAACATTTTAAGGGGTAA